A region from the Rhodospirillales bacterium genome encodes:
- the rpmD gene encoding 50S ribosomal protein L30, translated as MNAKSKNRVRVTQVRSAGKRTKDQQATLVGLGLGKLHRTRELEDTPSVRGMIAKVKHLVTVDTAK; from the coding sequence AGAACCGCGTGCGCGTGACGCAAGTGCGCAGCGCCGGCAAGCGCACCAAAGACCAGCAGGCGACCTTGGTCGGCCTCGGTCTCGGCAAGCTGCATCGCACCCGCGAACTCGAGGATACGCCATCGGTGCGCGGCATGATCGCCAAGGTGAAACACTTGGTGACGGTCGACACGGCAAAATAA